The following are from one region of the Aquirufa lenticrescens genome:
- the menA gene encoding 1,4-dihydroxy-2-naphthoate octaprenyltransferase, with protein MNRWVEAARPRTLPLAVGSILLGNFLAYASGKFDFLIALLATLTTLLLQILSNFANDLGDFSNGVDNADRKVALRAVQTGKISQQEMRTAVIWTAVLSFISGLSLLFFGLKNAPIEVWGTFLALGLAAIAAAIAYTVGKRPYGYMGLGDISVFLFFGLIGTVGTYYLQTYRLDFAILLPASGCGLLSVAVLNLNNLRDIDNDVKTGKNSIPVRIGKTFGFYYQKALYIIAIACFYAYPFVAGIKIGANQQLLIVGVYPIIQLFRELHSGMTSEQIDPYLKKTALRTLFLILVFGWIQILTSQ; from the coding sequence ATGAATAGATGGGTAGAAGCGGCAAGACCTAGAACCTTACCGCTAGCTGTTGGAAGTATATTATTGGGCAATTTTCTAGCGTATGCTTCCGGGAAATTTGATTTCCTTATTGCCTTATTAGCAACGCTGACTACCCTTTTACTACAAATCCTTTCCAATTTTGCGAATGACCTAGGTGACTTCTCCAATGGAGTAGATAACGCAGATCGCAAAGTGGCATTAAGAGCCGTACAAACAGGAAAAATAAGTCAACAAGAGATGAGAACTGCTGTTATATGGACAGCGGTTCTTTCTTTTATATCAGGGCTTTCTCTTTTGTTTTTCGGCCTAAAGAATGCCCCCATCGAAGTATGGGGCACATTTCTGGCCTTAGGCCTAGCTGCCATCGCTGCAGCCATCGCCTATACAGTAGGTAAAAGACCCTACGGTTATATGGGATTAGGGGACATTTCGGTGTTTCTATTTTTTGGCTTAATCGGAACGGTGGGAACCTATTATTTGCAAACGTATCGTTTGGATTTTGCCATTTTACTGCCGGCCTCTGGATGTGGATTATTATCTGTGGCAGTATTAAATTTGAATAATCTACGGGATATTGATAATGATGTCAAAACGGGTAAAAATTCAATCCCCGTTCGAATAGGCAAAACGTTCGGTTTTTATTACCAAAAAGCACTCTACATAATCGCCATTGCTTGCTTCTATGCCTACCCTTTTGTGGCTGGAATAAAAATAGGCGCAAATCAACAATTACTTATTGTGGGTGTTTATCCCATTATCCAATTATTCCGAGAACTACACTCCGGAATGACTTCTGAACAAATCGATCCCTATTTGAAAAAAACGGCTTTGAGAACGCTGTTTTTGATCCTTGTTTTTGGGTGGATTCAAATTTTAACAAGCCAGTAA
- a CDS encoding glutathione peroxidase, producing MIASFMKIGSLLTALALPFTQKTVLNRPEKMEISAATTNFHSFKMKGIDGKEIDFSQFKGKKIIVLNTASKCGYTPQYADWEKFHKENKDIVILGFPANEFGGQEPGSNAEISSFCSLNYGVSFQMMEKVVVKGSGKCDLYQWLSDKSKNGWNEKEPSWNFCKYVINEKGELQNFFASGIKPNSPEFLAAIGK from the coding sequence ATGATCGCAAGTTTTATGAAAATCGGATCGTTATTAACGGCTTTGGCCCTCCCATTCACACAAAAAACCGTCCTAAACAGACCAGAAAAAATGGAAATATCCGCAGCGACTACGAACTTCCACTCCTTCAAAATGAAAGGAATCGATGGAAAAGAGATTGATTTCTCTCAATTCAAAGGAAAGAAAATTATCGTATTGAACACGGCGTCTAAATGTGGTTACACTCCACAATACGCAGACTGGGAAAAATTCCACAAAGAGAACAAAGACATCGTCATTTTAGGATTTCCTGCGAATGAATTTGGTGGACAAGAACCAGGATCAAACGCAGAGATTTCATCATTCTGCTCTTTAAATTATGGTGTTTCTTTCCAAATGATGGAAAAAGTCGTGGTAAAAGGAAGTGGAAAATGTGACTTATACCAATGGCTTTCGGACAAATCGAAGAACGGTTGGAACGAGAAAGAACCAAGCTGGAACTTCTGCAAATACGTAATTAACGAAAAAGGCGAATTGCAAAATTTCTTTGCATCAGGAATCAAACCAAATAGTCCAGAATTTTTAGCTGCGATCGGCAAGTAA
- the argS gene encoding arginine--tRNA ligase: MSNIQQSLQQELAKGLKALFQIEVTEIALQETKKEFEGAYTLVVFPFTKQAGKAPAAIATDLGEYMLANCSIVKAYQVVQGFLNLSIHDSAWLGLLASIASDKNPFQIESKGEKVLIEYSSPNTNKPLHLGHLRNNFLGFSVAQILAAGGYEVVKTNLVNDRGIHICKSMLAYQLFGNQETPETSGLKGDHLVGKYYVAFDVAYKEEIAALKASGLDEEQAKKQAPILLKAQEMLLKWEQGDEEVMNLWNTMNAWVFAGFEKSYQTMGVSFDKIYRESNTYLLGKQLVDEGLAAGVFFQKPDGSVWINLEAEGLDEKLVLRKDGTSVYITQDMGTAQLKYEDFKANQSVYVVGNEQDYHFEVLFHILKKLNKPFSKGNFHLSYGMVDLPSGKMKSREGTVVDADDLMAEMIQTAKDRTLELGKIDGFTEVESNELFHNLGLGALKYFLLKVEPKKRMLFNPEESIDFQGNTGPFIQYTHARICSILRKGGEISPVSIDSELAESEQELIYLLGEYKASIAQAAANFAPSVIANYAYDLAKTFNKFYNELSILSEENEVKRNIRLTLAELTGKTIQHATSLLGIVSPNRM, encoded by the coding sequence ATGTCAAACATTCAACAATCATTACAGCAAGAATTAGCAAAAGGTTTAAAAGCACTCTTTCAAATCGAAGTGACCGAAATCGCGTTACAAGAGACCAAAAAGGAGTTTGAAGGCGCCTACACCTTAGTTGTTTTCCCATTTACGAAGCAAGCCGGAAAAGCTCCTGCAGCCATTGCTACGGATTTAGGCGAATATATGTTAGCGAATTGTTCCATCGTAAAAGCCTACCAAGTTGTTCAAGGTTTTTTAAATTTATCCATTCACGATTCCGCTTGGTTAGGTTTATTAGCTAGCATAGCTTCTGATAAAAATCCCTTCCAAATTGAATCAAAAGGCGAAAAGGTACTCATCGAATACTCTTCTCCTAACACGAATAAACCGTTGCATTTAGGCCATTTACGAAATAATTTTTTAGGTTTTTCTGTGGCACAAATCTTAGCGGCTGGTGGCTACGAAGTGGTTAAAACGAATTTAGTAAATGATCGCGGCATACATATTTGTAAGTCGATGTTAGCATACCAGCTTTTTGGCAATCAAGAAACACCTGAAACGTCCGGATTGAAAGGCGATCACCTTGTGGGCAAATACTATGTGGCTTTTGATGTGGCCTACAAAGAAGAAATCGCGGCGTTAAAGGCCAGCGGTTTAGACGAGGAACAAGCTAAAAAACAAGCGCCTATTCTATTAAAAGCCCAAGAAATGCTTTTGAAATGGGAACAAGGCGACGAAGAGGTAATGAACCTATGGAATACAATGAACGCCTGGGTTTTCGCTGGTTTTGAGAAATCCTATCAAACGATGGGCGTTTCATTCGATAAAATCTACCGCGAATCCAATACCTACCTGTTAGGAAAGCAATTAGTGGACGAAGGATTAGCGGCGGGTGTATTTTTCCAAAAGCCTGATGGATCCGTTTGGATTAATTTAGAGGCCGAGGGTTTAGATGAAAAATTAGTCTTACGCAAAGATGGAACTTCCGTATACATCACCCAAGATATGGGAACGGCCCAATTGAAATATGAAGATTTCAAAGCGAATCAATCAGTTTACGTAGTGGGTAACGAGCAAGATTACCACTTCGAGGTGCTATTCCATATTTTAAAGAAATTAAACAAGCCTTTCTCAAAAGGCAACTTCCACCTTTCCTATGGAATGGTAGACTTACCAAGCGGCAAGATGAAGTCGCGCGAAGGAACGGTGGTTGATGCCGATGATTTGATGGCTGAAATGATTCAAACCGCGAAGGATCGTACCTTAGAATTAGGCAAAATCGATGGCTTCACAGAGGTAGAATCAAACGAATTGTTTCATAACCTGGGTTTAGGTGCCTTGAAGTATTTCTTATTAAAGGTCGAACCGAAGAAACGCATGTTATTTAACCCGGAAGAATCTATCGACTTCCAAGGCAACACAGGCCCTTTCATTCAATACACGCACGCTCGTATTTGTTCCATATTACGCAAAGGCGGTGAGATATCGCCTGTTTCTATTGATTCCGAATTAGCCGAATCGGAACAAGAATTAATCTACTTATTAGGCGAATACAAAGCGTCTATTGCGCAGGCAGCGGCGAACTTTGCTCCTTCTGTCATTGCGAATTATGCCTATGATTTAGCCAAGACTTTTAATAAGTTCTATAATGAATTGAGTATTCTATCAGAAGAAAATGAGGTGAAGCGAAACATTCGACTTACCTTAGCTGAGCTGACAGGAAAAACAATTCAGCATGCTACGTCGTTATTAGGTATAGTTTCACCTAATAGAATGTAA
- a CDS encoding L-threonylcarbamoyladenylate synthase, translated as MYHEAIQTLKSGGVLLYPSDTIWGLGCDVRNEQSIEKILELKNRPASKGLIVLISKIEQLSEYVEQVPDLAWDLVEFAEDPLTIIYPKGKNVSPSLLGPDGSIAIRLVKDEFCKGLIYRYQRGIVSTSANLSGEPSPLNLAGIAPSIIAGVAHVLKNPAGEGPAKKASKIVQLGLHGDYKLIRG; from the coding sequence ATGTACCACGAGGCAATTCAAACTTTAAAATCAGGAGGCGTACTGTTGTATCCTAGCGACACAATCTGGGGTTTAGGCTGTGATGTCCGAAATGAGCAATCCATTGAGAAGATTTTGGAACTAAAGAATAGGCCTGCTTCTAAAGGTTTGATAGTCTTAATATCTAAGATCGAACAATTGAGTGAATACGTGGAGCAGGTGCCAGATCTTGCTTGGGATTTAGTTGAATTTGCGGAGGACCCTTTGACTATTATTTATCCCAAAGGAAAAAATGTCTCTCCCTCTTTATTAGGGCCAGATGGTAGTATTGCGATTCGCTTAGTAAAAGATGAGTTTTGTAAAGGTTTGATTTACCGCTACCAACGGGGAATTGTTTCTACTTCCGCGAACCTTTCTGGGGAACCTTCTCCATTGAATTTGGCAGGAATTGCGCCTTCCATTATAGCTGGGGTAGCTCATGTGTTGAAAAATCCAGCAGGAGAGGGGCCCGCGAAGAAGGCGAGTAAAATTGTGCAATTAGGCCTACACGGCGACTATAAGTTAATCAGAGGATAA
- a CDS encoding CCA tRNA nucleotidyltransferase: MKEGKEIVADPIFSKIGLAADRLGVDSYVIGGYVRDAILGRDCKDIDVVCIGSGIDLALEVAKEFDLPEHAVSVFKNFGTAMIKVDDWDLEFVGARKESYNRDSRKPVVEEGTLEDDQNRRDFTINAMAVQLNKSNWGNLLDPFNGLDDLKAKIIRTPLAPGITFSDDPLRMMRAVRFAAQLGFDILPETFEALKTEKDRLAIISMERISDELNKMILCKKPSYGFLLLDACEILPIIFPEFMKLKGVDTEDGKGHKDNFYHTLQVLDNIAENTDDLWWRWAAILHDIAKPQTKRFAQGKGWTFHGHEEMGARQVPNIFKRLKLPLNEKMKLVQKLVRLHLRPIALSKEEITASALRRLLFEAGEELEALMTLCRADITSKNGDKVKRYLRNFDIVEQKLKEVEESDSLRNFQPVFSGEIIMQVFDIGPGREIGLIKIAMREAVLEGTIRNELASGWDLLLEEGKKLDLKPVVSLADIQ, encoded by the coding sequence ATGAAAGAAGGGAAGGAGATTGTAGCAGATCCCATATTCTCCAAGATTGGCTTAGCAGCTGATCGTTTAGGAGTGGATAGTTACGTCATTGGAGGCTATGTGCGAGATGCGATTTTAGGTCGGGATTGTAAGGATATTGATGTGGTTTGCATTGGTTCTGGTATCGATTTAGCACTCGAAGTAGCGAAGGAATTTGATTTACCTGAACACGCGGTGTCCGTTTTTAAGAACTTTGGCACGGCTATGATTAAAGTCGATGACTGGGATCTCGAGTTCGTAGGCGCACGAAAAGAATCCTATAACCGTGACTCCCGAAAGCCCGTTGTGGAAGAGGGGACCTTAGAGGATGACCAAAATCGCCGTGATTTCACCATCAACGCGATGGCGGTTCAATTGAATAAATCGAATTGGGGTAACTTATTAGACCCTTTTAACGGTCTTGATGATTTAAAGGCCAAAATCATTCGCACCCCTTTAGCTCCCGGAATTACTTTTTCAGACGATCCCCTTCGGATGATGCGTGCGGTTCGATTCGCCGCTCAACTCGGATTTGATATATTACCTGAAACTTTCGAAGCACTTAAAACGGAGAAAGATCGCCTGGCGATCATCTCGATGGAGCGCATTTCAGATGAATTGAATAAGATGATTCTCTGCAAAAAGCCATCTTACGGCTTCCTTTTGCTAGATGCATGCGAAATTCTCCCTATTATTTTTCCTGAGTTTATGAAGCTGAAAGGTGTGGACACAGAAGATGGAAAGGGGCACAAAGATAATTTTTACCACACCTTACAGGTGCTAGATAATATTGCGGAGAATACAGATGACCTTTGGTGGCGCTGGGCTGCGATTTTACACGATATTGCCAAACCGCAAACTAAACGTTTCGCCCAAGGCAAAGGCTGGACATTTCATGGCCACGAAGAGATGGGTGCCCGTCAAGTACCTAACATCTTTAAGCGCTTGAAACTGCCTTTGAACGAGAAGATGAAACTTGTTCAAAAGCTAGTTCGTCTTCATCTGCGTCCTATTGCTTTATCGAAAGAAGAAATTACTGCTTCTGCCTTGAGACGCCTTTTATTTGAGGCCGGAGAGGAGTTAGAGGCATTAATGACTTTGTGCCGTGCAGATATTACGTCGAAAAATGGCGATAAGGTGAAACGTTACCTCCGTAATTTTGATATAGTTGAGCAAAAACTGAAAGAAGTAGAGGAAAGCGATTCGCTTCGGAATTTTCAGCCTGTTTTCTCTGGAGAGATCATTATGCAAGTCTTTGATATTGGTCCTGGACGCGAAATTGGTTTGATTAAAATTGCGATGCGCGAAGCGGTTCTGGAAGGTACTATTCGAAACGAACTCGCCTCAGGTTGGGATTTGCTCCTAGAGGAGGGTAAGAAGTTGGATTTAAAACCCGTCGTATCTCTCGCTGATATTCAATAA
- a CDS encoding NAD(P)H-dependent oxidoreductase, with product MSLIDSLSWRYAAKRMTGNKVSTEKIDSLLEAIRLSASGFGLQPYKILVIENPELKAKIQPIAYGQPQAVESSHLLVFAAWNDITEAQIDAFIQLVADTRGLSVDMLGDYRGAIAGSLLGRPVEAKRNWADRQAYLAMGTALAAAGELQIDSTPMEGFIPAQLDELLGLEAMGLHSVLMLAVGERDAANDFMATATKVRYAKEDFVINL from the coding sequence ATGTCTTTAATCGACTCATTATCTTGGCGCTACGCTGCCAAAAGAATGACTGGAAACAAAGTTTCCACAGAAAAAATTGATTCTTTATTAGAAGCAATCCGCCTTTCAGCATCAGGTTTTGGTTTACAACCTTACAAAATTTTGGTTATTGAAAACCCTGAATTAAAAGCAAAAATTCAACCAATCGCTTATGGTCAACCACAAGCAGTAGAGTCATCTCATTTATTAGTATTTGCAGCCTGGAATGACATTACAGAAGCTCAAATTGATGCGTTCATCCAATTAGTGGCTGACACACGTGGTCTTTCGGTGGATATGCTAGGTGATTACCGTGGAGCAATCGCTGGTTCTCTATTAGGTCGTCCAGTAGAAGCAAAAAGAAACTGGGCAGATCGCCAAGCCTATTTAGCGATGGGTACAGCATTAGCAGCTGCAGGAGAATTACAAATTGACTCTACTCCCATGGAAGGTTTTATTCCAGCTCAATTAGATGAATTATTAGGTCTAGAAGCAATGGGATTACACTCCGTATTAATGCTTGCGGTAGGTGAGCGTGATGCTGCAAATGACTTTATGGCAACTGCGACTAAAGTTCGCTATGCAAAAGAAGATTTTGTGATCAACTTATAA
- a CDS encoding YceI family protein, whose protein sequence is MKSVKVVIATLALGLITFAGVAAPKVVNVNKTASSIAWLAKKVTGEHNGTVGISAGALNIDGNKLIGGNFTIDLKTIKALDITDPGYNQKFIGHITSGDFFEIEKFPTASFVITKVAGNQVTGNLTVKGITKSITFPAEISVKGGKLSAKANITIDRTDFNIKYGSKKFFDSIGDKAIYDDFALTVSLVSE, encoded by the coding sequence ATGAAATCTGTAAAAGTAGTTATTGCAACTTTGGCTTTAGGCCTAATCACTTTCGCTGGTGTAGCTGCACCGAAAGTAGTTAACGTAAACAAGACAGCAAGCTCAATCGCTTGGTTAGCGAAAAAAGTAACAGGCGAGCACAATGGAACAGTAGGTATTTCTGCTGGCGCTCTAAACATTGATGGCAACAAGTTAATCGGTGGAAACTTCACAATTGATTTGAAAACTATCAAAGCATTAGATATCACGGATCCAGGTTACAACCAAAAATTCATCGGACACATCACTTCAGGTGATTTCTTCGAAATCGAAAAATTCCCAACAGCGTCTTTCGTTATCACTAAAGTAGCTGGCAACCAAGTAACCGGAAACTTGACAGTAAAAGGCATCACAAAATCAATCACTTTCCCAGCTGAAATCTCAGTGAAAGGTGGAAAATTGAGCGCAAAAGCAAACATCACGATCGATCGTACTGACTTCAATATCAAATACGGTTCAAAGAAATTCTTTGATTCGATTGGGGATAAGGCGATTTATGATGATTTCGCTCTTACTGTTAGTTTAGTAAGCGAATAA
- a CDS encoding MarR family winged helix-turn-helix transcriptional regulator translates to MGISEDLKQSKFPSEAAKAVVNAIYTGNWIVQKQQELLKPFGLTVQQYNVLRILRGQQGNPMTVLAITERMLDKMSNASRLVDKLVEKKLVLRRECPQDRRAVDILILQAGLDLISQVDQVQNDWGKHFDALGVKRLEEMNQILDEFRTVFSHN, encoded by the coding sequence ATGGGTATCTCCGAAGATTTAAAACAGTCAAAATTTCCTTCTGAAGCAGCAAAAGCCGTTGTAAATGCGATCTATACGGGCAACTGGATCGTTCAGAAACAGCAGGAGTTATTGAAACCTTTTGGACTTACAGTACAACAATACAATGTATTACGTATCCTGAGAGGACAACAAGGGAACCCAATGACCGTTTTAGCCATCACAGAGCGTATGCTAGACAAAATGTCCAATGCCTCACGCCTAGTGGACAAACTAGTTGAAAAAAAATTAGTCCTACGTCGCGAATGCCCTCAAGACCGGAGAGCCGTAGACATTTTAATTCTACAAGCAGGTCTTGACTTAATATCTCAAGTAGACCAAGTTCAAAATGACTGGGGAAAACATTTCGACGCTTTAGGAGTTAAAAGGCTCGAAGAAATGAACCAAATTTTGGACGAATTTAGAACCGTATTTTCCCACAATTAA
- a CDS encoding Maf family protein, whose product MQTSLSLQYPFILASNSPRRKEILRSAGFEFSVLPSDVDESFSVDMKPQEVPVHLAERKANELARISPNALVLAADTVVILGDDILNKPQDKSEAIQMLQQLSGKTHEVVTGIALHTPQGLFTKADSALVKFRVFEDWEIDFYVREGSCLDKAGSYGVQDFLGMVGIESIQGSFYTVMGLPIFDVYQLMKPYILDGKQLTIR is encoded by the coding sequence ATGCAGACATCCTTATCCCTTCAATATCCCTTTATTCTTGCTTCTAACTCTCCCCGTCGAAAAGAGATTCTGCGTTCCGCCGGATTTGAGTTTTCTGTATTACCTAGTGATGTGGATGAATCCTTTTCTGTGGATATGAAGCCTCAGGAGGTGCCGGTGCATTTGGCAGAAAGAAAAGCGAATGAATTAGCTCGAATTTCGCCTAATGCCTTAGTTCTAGCCGCTGATACGGTGGTTATTTTAGGGGATGATATATTAAATAAGCCACAGGATAAGTCAGAGGCAATTCAAATGTTGCAGCAATTATCTGGGAAAACGCACGAAGTGGTGACGGGTATTGCTTTGCACACTCCTCAGGGCTTATTTACGAAAGCGGACTCTGCACTAGTGAAGTTTAGAGTTTTTGAAGACTGGGAAATTGATTTCTATGTTCGCGAAGGATCATGCTTAGATAAAGCAGGTTCCTATGGGGTACAAGATTTCTTAGGAATGGTGGGAATTGAATCCATTCAGGGCTCTTTTTACACGGTGATGGGATTGCCCATTTTTGACGTGTATCAATTAATGAAACCCTATATTCTAGATGGTAAACAATTAACGATTAGATAG
- a CDS encoding HesB/IscA family protein — MLTITDLAANRIKELRSKEGLTEEFNIRVAVEGGGCSGLMYNLDFAAEAQPNDMIFEDKGVKVMVDKKSILYLAGTELDFSDGLNGKGFQFKNPNASRTCGCGESFSI; from the coding sequence ATGCTTACGATAACGGATTTAGCTGCCAATAGAATCAAAGAATTACGTTCTAAAGAAGGTTTAACGGAGGAATTCAACATCCGAGTAGCCGTAGAAGGTGGCGGCTGTTCAGGCCTTATGTATAATTTGGATTTTGCTGCTGAAGCTCAACCAAACGATATGATCTTCGAAGACAAAGGTGTGAAAGTAATGGTAGACAAAAAATCAATCCTTTACCTAGCAGGAACCGAGTTAGACTTCTCTGACGGACTAAATGGCAAAGGTTTCCAATTCAAAAACCCGAACGCCAGCCGTACATGCGGTTGTGGAGAAAGCTTCTCTATCTAA
- the sufC gene encoding Fe-S cluster assembly ATPase SufC: MLSIKNLQARIGEKEILKGINLEIKAGEVHAIMGPNGSGKSTLASVLAGREDYEVTGGSVDFFGKDLLDLAPEERAAEGLFLAFQYPVEIPGVSTTNFMKSAVNEIRKYRGEEPLDAVQFLKMFKEKMSYVNIDQSLLSRALNEGFSGGEKKRNEIFQMAVLEPKLAILDETDSGLDIDALRIVAEGVNKLKSPDNATIVVTHYQRLLDYIIPDFVHVLYKGKIVKSGGKELALELEERGYDWIISALGE, encoded by the coding sequence ATGCTTTCAATAAAGAATTTACAAGCGAGAATAGGGGAGAAGGAAATCTTGAAGGGGATTAATTTAGAAATCAAAGCCGGTGAGGTTCACGCCATAATGGGACCCAATGGATCAGGTAAATCAACCTTAGCGTCCGTTTTAGCAGGACGTGAAGACTACGAAGTTACCGGAGGATCCGTTGATTTTTTTGGAAAAGATTTGTTGGATTTAGCTCCTGAAGAACGCGCAGCAGAGGGTTTATTCCTTGCTTTTCAATATCCTGTGGAGATTCCAGGGGTGTCGACTACGAACTTTATGAAGTCAGCGGTAAATGAAATTCGCAAATACCGTGGCGAGGAGCCTTTGGACGCTGTTCAATTTTTGAAAATGTTCAAAGAGAAAATGAGCTATGTGAATATTGACCAAAGTTTATTGTCTCGTGCCTTAAACGAAGGTTTCTCCGGTGGAGAGAAGAAAAGAAATGAAATTTTCCAAATGGCGGTATTAGAACCTAAGTTGGCTATTTTGGATGAAACAGACTCCGGTTTAGACATCGATGCCTTGCGTATCGTGGCGGAAGGAGTAAATAAATTGAAATCCCCTGATAATGCGACGATTGTAGTGACTCACTACCAGCGACTTTTGGACTACATTATTCCAGATTTTGTTCACGTATTGTACAAAGGAAAGATTGTAAAATCAGGAGGGAAAGAATTAGCGCTTGAATTAGAAGAGCGTGGGTATGATTGGATTATTTCAGCTTTAGGAGAATAA
- the sufD gene encoding Fe-S cluster assembly protein SufD yields the protein MLYTELTSSAQKEALDRFKAKGFPTNKWEEWKYASLKSWNDKDLDWSPAALNEISSANLLTQNGNTSFKGALPAGVEFISFDAFMAANPAIAAKWEQRLPILDQNSLYDLNTALVVNTQVLWVKAGVSVDQAITHDFILSAAKASAVQSRLIVYVEENASLTLIERAFTKEGSAEVLSNFVQEIYVNEKANLTYVKEQDLAQNTTHIDHTFITQLSNSQVDLFTFSLNAAYLRNNLHFYSDGENVVSNLNGLYVPGEDQLMDSHTVVDHRKPNSESHELYKGVLLGNSTGVFNGKIFVRPDAQKTNAFQSCKNVLASTRATMNTKPQLEIWADDVKCSHGTTTGQLNEEALFYLRSRGISLGNARTLLLLAFVQEVIDRVTHEETKLRLTDKIISKIQTSLAI from the coding sequence ATGTTGTATACAGAATTAACCTCATCGGCTCAGAAAGAGGCATTGGATCGTTTTAAGGCCAAAGGATTTCCGACTAATAAGTGGGAAGAATGGAAGTATGCATCCTTGAAATCGTGGAATGATAAAGACCTAGATTGGAGTCCTGCTGCTTTAAATGAAATTTCCTCAGCCAACTTACTAACCCAAAACGGGAACACTAGCTTCAAGGGGGCTTTACCAGCCGGAGTAGAATTTATTTCATTCGATGCTTTTATGGCAGCTAATCCAGCGATTGCAGCTAAATGGGAGCAGCGATTACCTATCTTAGATCAGAACTCCTTATACGATTTAAACACTGCGCTTGTGGTAAATACACAGGTTTTGTGGGTAAAAGCAGGTGTTTCGGTTGATCAGGCAATCACACATGATTTTATTCTATCTGCAGCGAAAGCTTCAGCGGTTCAAAGTCGATTGATTGTTTATGTGGAAGAGAATGCGTCCTTAACTTTAATTGAGCGTGCATTTACGAAAGAAGGTTCAGCAGAGGTTTTGTCCAATTTTGTTCAAGAAATTTATGTGAACGAGAAGGCGAATTTGACCTATGTGAAGGAGCAAGATTTAGCCCAAAACACCACTCACATCGATCACACGTTCATCACGCAGCTTTCGAATAGTCAGGTAGATTTATTTACTTTCTCGCTGAATGCCGCTTATTTACGTAATAACCTGCATTTCTACAGCGATGGCGAAAATGTGGTTTCGAATTTGAATGGTCTTTATGTGCCAGGTGAAGATCAATTGATGGATTCACACACGGTTGTAGATCACCGCAAACCGAATTCAGAATCACACGAATTATACAAAGGCGTGTTATTAGGAAACTCCACAGGCGTGTTTAATGGTAAGATTTTTGTACGTCCAGACGCGCAGAAGACCAATGCTTTCCAAAGTTGTAAAAACGTACTAGCTTCCACTCGGGCTACAATGAACACGAAGCCTCAATTAGAGATTTGGGCGGATGATGTGAAATGTTCCCATGGAACGACAACAGGTCAATTGAACGAAGAGGCATTATTCTATCTACGTTCAAGAGGTATTTCTTTAGGAAACGCGCGAACTTTATTGTTACTCGCTTTTGTTCAAGAAGTAATCGACCGCGTAACACACGAAGAGACAAAGTTACGTTTGACAGATAAAATTATTTCAAAAATCCAGACTTCCTTAGCGATTTAA